The genomic stretch GAGGGCACGGTAATTGGTAGAGAAAACAGTAAGGAGTTGAAACAGGCTGTTCTTGTCCTAGAAAACATGGTTGCTGATATGGAGGAGTTTGTTATATTTCTGATGAGCTACCCTCGGATGTACCGCCAACCTTATGGCGCATATTTATATTTGCACAAGTATATGTTTGGCCGCCAAATGGAGAGGGAGCAAGCTGTCAGATTTTTGCTACAAGCTGAGCCTGGTGGAAATTTGGGTGTCCTTCCAATTGTTGGCCCTGGACATACTGGGAAGAGTACTCTTGTGGAACATGTTTGTATCGATGATCGTGTGCGAGATCATTTCTCCTTGATCTTGCTCTATAGCGGCAACGACCTTAAAGATGAAGTGGCGACGAATTTTAGAGATCATTGTGTGATCAAGCATCAAAATATAGCTTCGGGTGAAGAAAGGTCGTTGGTTGTCATTGAGCTCTTAGGCGATGTGGACGAAGGGGCATGGAAAAGGCTGCTGCACTCTGCTGAAAGATTCATGGCACATGGGAGCAAAATCATAATCACCAGCCAATCGGAGAAGATGGTCAGTGTTGGAACAACAGAAGCTCTCATGCTAAATTGGTTGTCTAAAGAAGCCTTTTGGTATTTCTTCAAGATGCTCGTCTTTGGTAGCACAGATCCAGAGGATCACCCGAAGTTAACATCCATAGCAATGGAGTTGGCCGGTGAGATGGGCGGATCTTTCATGTTCGCATATGTTGTTGCCACCTTACTAAGAGCAAATCTCAGTTGTCGGTACTGGTGCAGTCTTCTGAGACACCTTAGGGTGCAGAGGCAGAAGAATATCTCACTGTTAGGTGAACTTTCACTTGAGGGAGGTCGGCCTCGATATGCTTGGAGCATGGACAACACACGACGAGTTTCTAAGGATAAAAGTTTCTTTCGGCTATGTGGTGACTACCAAAGAGAGCCTACTTCTCACTGCGAGATTCCGAAGATAACAGCTGTGGATCTGATATCAGGGACCTGGAGCGATATGCCACGGGGTAAATTCGAGATCTTGTCCTGGAGGTCTCCCATACCACCGTACTACAGCTACGTGTGTTCttgtgagcttgtgccgcaggaAGTACACCAGGAAATAGAGTAGTAGAGGTGGTATTTTTTTCCCGCTTTGAGCAGTACGGTTGTAATTGTCATTAAGCCAGTATATGGATCCTTAATTTTCCGTTGTGTTACTCTTCGTCTCGATAAATCCTTGAAATCGAATCTactcccttttttcttttttgtaagaCGTGTTTGGCAAGCCAATTAACCCTGTCAAAACGTCTTATAAAAAGGCACACAGGTTGTAGTTGATATTTTTCCAGACTATTTTTAATTAAATGAACTGTTTATTTAGTCAAATGCGAGATATATAATTCAATGAGCTTTTGTGGTTTGTGAGGAATGTCGGAGGAAAGTTTCTATACACCGGGTACCTTCTCATCCTTGGGTTTATTATCTTTTGGACACATAGGGCGTGTTTGGATGTGCATTCATACTTGGCTTGCATCTGTTTATGCATTTCGATTGATAGCCAACATTTCATTTTGGCTCGGTGGGAGAAACGAAAGCCCATTTATTTGGTGGGGCGTTTTAGGCTACCAACCAGATGATCATGTTGTTTGCTTATATGCTGAACGGGAGATCTGATAACCTTTTCTCGAACTAATGAGGTTACCAAACCTTTTGTGCATCACAATGGGACAATAATAAAAGCAAGCAACAGACAACGGATTAAGCATAAACTTCAAGACAATTCACAGAAATACGGTAATATAAACTTCATCACGGAACTAGAGAATGTTCAGTACGACATGGATCAGGCATGGTTCACTCATCGATCAGGCCAAGGGCTGGAGCATGCTGCGGGCACCTCTTCACCACCTCAGTCATGTTGATGTCAAATATAGTCACCTTGAAGACGTCACCCCTGAGCACCTTCAAGGAAATGAACTAGCCGATCTTGAGTACGTATGCAATGGAAATTCCAGG from Lolium rigidum isolate FL_2022 chromosome 4, APGP_CSIRO_Lrig_0.1, whole genome shotgun sequence encodes the following:
- the LOC124707251 gene encoding disease resistance protein RGA2-like isoform X1; the protein is MDAVISGVLGEFVSRTISFVAKKCREQTTAKEDLQRLLQLLLRISTVVEEAEGRRIENRAMVRQISTMREQMFRGYYLLDAFRCRERNTNHDEVSHMSFAQSKFNPAKRLRRLVSDTQIEGTVIGRENSKELKQAVLVLENMVADMEEFVIFLMSYPRMYRQPYGAYLYLHKYMFGRQMEREQAVRFLLQAEPGGNLGVLPIVGPGHTGKSTLVEHVCIDDRVRDHFSLILLYSGNDLKDEVATNFRDHCVIKHQNIASGEERSLVVIELLGDVDEGAWKRLLHSAERFMAHGSKIIITSQSEKMVSVGTTEALMLNWLSKEAFWYFFKMLVFGSTDPEDHPKLTSIAMELAGEMGGSFMFAYVVATLLRANLSCRYWCSLLRHLRVQRQKNISLLGELSLEGGRPRYAWSMDNTRRVSKDKSFFRLCGDYQREPTSHCEIPKITAVDLISGTWSDMPRGKFEILSWRSPIPPYYSYVCSCELVPQEVHQEIE
- the LOC124707251 gene encoding disease resistance protein RGA2-like isoform X2, whose protein sequence is MDAVISGVLGEFVSRTISFVAKKCREQTTAKGISTVVEEAEGRRIENRAMVRQISTMREQMFRGYYLLDAFRCRERNTNHDEVSHMSFAQSKFNPAKRLRRLVSDTQIEGTVIGRENSKELKQAVLVLENMVADMEEFVIFLMSYPRMYRQPYGAYLYLHKYMFGRQMEREQAVRFLLQAEPGGNLGVLPIVGPGHTGKSTLVEHVCIDDRVRDHFSLILLYSGNDLKDEVATNFRDHCVIKHQNIASGEERSLVVIELLGDVDEGAWKRLLHSAERFMAHGSKIIITSQSEKMVSVGTTEALMLNWLSKEAFWYFFKMLVFGSTDPEDHPKLTSIAMELAGEMGGSFMFAYVVATLLRANLSCRYWCSLLRHLRVQRQKNISLLGELSLEGGRPRYAWSMDNTRRVSKDKSFFRLCGDYQREPTSHCEIPKITAVDLISGTWSDMPRGKFEILSWRSPIPPYYSYVCSCELVPQEVHQEIE